The proteins below are encoded in one region of Helianthus annuus cultivar XRQ/B chromosome 2, HanXRQr2.0-SUNRISE, whole genome shotgun sequence:
- the LOC118483334 gene encoding uncharacterized protein LOC118483334, whose protein sequence is MKADHKVPTVEHIDPFITAEIPDKNEDPELYSLVCEFMIHGSCGQANLKCPCMVGNRCSKNFPKKFLEATSVDSDGFPLYRRRDDGHTVLKKGVTLDNRSVVPYKKRLLRRYQAHINVEWCNQAGSIKYLFKYINKGPDRATVAAIDSDRGIEEEIPKDEIKEYYEARYVSACEASWRIFGCDVYYRYPSVMRLPFHLPDQQNVVFSGEDDIEDVLNKPQVNSSIFLKWMNMNNSKLEARKLTYVEFPSKYVWKLQDRCWQPRKNYVVVGRIYFDSPSLGEAYYLRILLTKVKGPRSFEEIRTYEGVVYPTFRDACYARGLLDDDNEYIKCIKEAGFTGNGHYLHSLFGTLLLSNTLLRPEVVWEKTWEFLSEDIIYNMRKDSGFSGFVVSDERLKNIMLSKIENYLIRNGSSLHRFSPMPVPEEDSTVYESNRLINEELSWDKDEVRADFNKLHNSLNDDQRAVYNEIMAAVGRGKGGVFFVYGYGGTGKTFLWKTLAASIRCNGHIVINVASSGIASLLLSRGRTAHSRFHIPINLNEDSVCHIKPNFEIANLLNEAKLIIWDEAPMVHKHAFEALDRTLKDVLSVSDSHNSEIPFGGKAIVFGGDFRQILPVVQNGSRQDIIHASLCSSYIWPTCKVLKLTRNLRLSVGTSSSNIDKINDFAKWLLEIGEGNLCDGNDGESTIEIPNDLLITDSTDPI, encoded by the exons ATGAAAGCTGATCATAAGGTTCCTACTGTTGAACATATCGACCCTTTTATCACAGCTGAGATTCCTGATAAGAATGAAGATCCTGAATTATATTCTCTGGTGTGTGAGTTCATGATTCATGGTTCATGTGGACAGGCTAACTTGAAATGTCCATGCATGGTAGGCAACCGTTGTTCTAAGAATTTTCCAAAGAAGTTTTTGGAGGCTACTTCTGTTGATTCAGATGGATTTCCCCTTTATAGGCGAAGAGATGACGGTCACACAGTTCTGAAGAAGGGTGTCACATTGGACAACAGGAGCGTCGTTCCATACAAAAAAAGGCTTCTTAGAAGATATCAGGCGCACATTAATGTGGAGTGGTGCAATCAGGCAGGTTCAATTAAGTATTTGTTTAAATACATTAATAAAGGACCAGACAGAGCCACTGTTGCTGCTATAGATTCAGACAGAGGAATTGAGGAGGAGATACCCAAAGATGAAATAAAAGAATATTACGAGGCAAGATATGTTTCCGCATGTGAAGCCAGCTGGAGAATATTTGGATGTGACGTTTACTATAGGTATCCGTCTGTTATGAGGTTACCATTTCATCTTCCAGACCAGCAAAATGTAGTATTCAGTGGTGAAGATGATATTGAAGATGTCCTAAACAAACCTCAGGTTaattcttctatttttctaaagTGGATGAACATGAACAATTCCAAACTTGAAGCAAGGAAACTTACTTATGTTGAGTTTCCATCAAAGTATGTTTGGAAGTTACAGGATCGTTGCTGGCAGCCACGTAAAAATTATGTTGTGGTTGGGAGAATCTATTTTGACTCTCCTTCCCTTGGTGAGGCTTATTACCTTAGAATTCTTCTAACCAAGGTCAAGGGTCCACGATCGTTTGAAGAAATTAGAACCTATGAGGGTGTTGTTTATCCTACTTTTAGGGATGCATGTTATGCACGTGGCCTTTTAGACGATGACAACGAATACATTAAGTGTATTAAAGAAGCCGGTTTTACAGGAAATGGTCATTATCTCCATTCATTGTTCGGTACACTTCTTCTGTCTAATACGCTTTTAAGACCAGAAGTTGTTTGGGAGAAGACGTGGGAGTTTTTGTCTGAGGACATTATATACAATATGCGGAAGGATTCTGGGTTTAgtg GTTTTGTTGTTTCAGATGAGCGTTTAAAGAATATAATGTTGTCTAAAATCGAAAACTATCTTATCCGTAATGGATCCAGCTTGCATAGATTCTCACCAATGCCTGTTCCAGAAGAAGATTCCACAGTATACGAGAGCAACCGTCTGATAAATGAGGAGCTTTCTTGGGACAAGGATGAAGTTAGGGCTGATTTCAATAAGCTTCATAATTCTTTAAATGATGATCAAAGAGCAGTGTATAACGAGATTATGGCTGCTGTTGGACGTGGGAAAGGTGGTGTTTTTTTTGTGTATGGTTACGGTGGTACAGGTAAGACATTTCTGTGGAAAACCTTAGCTGCTTCCATAAGATGCAATGGACATATTGTTATTAATGTTGCTTCAAGCGGGATTGCATCATTGCTGTTGTCACGAGGCCGTACCGCCCATTCAAGATTTCATATTCCGATTAATCTTAATGAAGATTCCGTTTGCCATATCAAGCCTAATTTTGAAATCGCTAATCTTCTAAACGAAGCCAAGTTGATTATTTGGGATGAAGCACCGATGGTACACAAACATGCTTTTGAGGCTCTTGACCGTACATTGAAAGATGTTTTGAGTGTCTCTGATTCACATAATTCTGAAATTCCATTTGGTGGAAAGGCTATTGTTTTCGGTGGTGACTTTAGGCAAATCCTACCGGTTGTACAAAATGGAAGCAGGCAAGACATCATACACGCCTCTTTATGTTCATCTTACATTTGGCCCACTTGCAAGGTTTTAAAATTGACCAGGAACTTGCGTTTATCTGTTGGAACCAGTAGTTCAAACATTGATAAGATAAACGATTTTGCGAAATGGCTTCTTGAAATTGGTGAAGGCAATCTTTGTGATGGTAATGATGGCGAGTCAACTATAGAAATACCAAACGATCTTTTAATAACTGATTCAACTGATCCAATTTAA
- the LOC110910100 gene encoding uncharacterized protein LOC110910100 encodes MVQAMLEMRRYTNVPTRIVKEKMFFPMSRFKIPIRVQDSTGTVTLTLFDHEVLKFVGKTAKEIIQIQHDILKTNEMPRAYPVEFDTLVNLKCAFIIRVTDFNITNAVENYGISVVTNDADILDQLNKKWKIDQLDASDSFAMSQSDFQDAGGESAKDGVSYTGDNSTPVSKDFASDLNQSSTYLKRNLGDVYASEDVVGSSASKPRISGDTISSDEGHAKN; translated from the exons ATGGTACAAGCGATGTTAGAGATGAGAAGGTATACCAATGTTCCAACAAGGATTGTCAAGGAAAAGATGTTTTTCCCAATGTCGAG GTTTAAAATACCAATTCGAGTTCAAGATTCTACCGGTACGGTGACACTTACATTGTTTGATCATGAGGTGTTGAAGTTTGTTGGTAAAACTGCAAAGGAAATTATACAAATTCAGCACGAT ATACTCAAGACCAATGAAATGCCCAGAGCATATCCTGTTGAGTTTGACACATTGGTTAATCTCAAGTGTGCTTTCATTATTCGAGTAACAGACTTTAATATTACGAATGCTGTTGAGAATTATGGTATATCAGTTGTGACCAATGATGCTGATATCTTGGATCAGCTAAACAAAAAATGGAAAATTGATCAA CTTGATGCCTCTGATTCGTTTGCTATGAGTCAGTCTGATTTCCAAGATGCTGGCGGTGAAAGTGCAAAG gatGGTGTTTCTTACACTGGTGATAACTCTACACCTGTTTCAAAGGATTTTGCTTCTGACTTGAATCAATCATCAACCTATTTGAAGCGTAACCTTGGTGATGTTTATGCGAGTGAAGACGTAGTGGGATCGTCGGCAAGTAAACCTCGCATAAGTGGTGATACCATTTCTTCTGATGAGGGTCATGCAAAGAATTAA
- the LOC110885667 gene encoding uncharacterized protein LOC110885667, whose amino-acid sequence MDEMSTKIQASCLHRLFSKFERHLNVDECLIMKRPSLAANTASFKIIPNNQKLSLYYHTFVEKCSKWDGPQFIFDFVDFKDVLSQRNKEGTTIDFIGYVVVCYKIEDTNKKDDVEVDLTLWDDYAKDMCSYMLSQDREAHVVIAVHFGAVKTYKGKWGISNNFDGTRLFINDNFDQMLTFKEKFIAKLSASAESSSHVGSYVICSVEDEFVNNDVFSPIAYIGSIIQVISNNLYFTF is encoded by the exons ATGGATGAGATG agTACCAAGATTCAAGCTTCTTGCTTACATAGGTTGTTTTCAAAATTTGAGAGACATCTTAATGTTGATGAATGCCTTATAATGAAAAGGCCATCTCTTGCTGCGAACACTGCATCTTTCAAAATTATTCCTAACAATCAAAAGCTATCTTTGTATTACCATACATTTGTCGAAAAGTGTAGTAAATGGGATGGTCCACAGTTCATTTTTGATTTTGTTGATTTCAAGGATGTTTTGTCACAGAGAAACAAGGAGGGTACAACAATAG ATTTCATCGGTTACGTTGTTGTTTGCTACAAGATTGAGGACACTAACAAAAAAGATG ATGTTGAGGTTGATTTAACTCTTTGGGATGATTATGCGAAGGACATGTGTTCGTACATGCTTAGTCAAGATCGTGAAGCCCATGTTGTCATTGCTGTTCATTTTGGTGCTGTTAAAACCTACAAAG GTAAGTGGGGGATATCTAATAATTTTGACGGTACACGGCTTTTCATTAACGACAATTTTGATCAGATGCTGACATTCAAGGAAAA GTTTATTGCAAAACTTTCTGCTTCAGCTGAGTCAAGTAGCCATGTTGGGTCGTATGTGATATGTTCTGTTGAAGATGAATTTGTGAACAATGATGTTTTCTCACCAATTGCTTATATTGGTTCAATCATACAGGTTATTTCAAACAACTTATATTTTACTTTTTAA
- the LOC110885659 gene encoding uncharacterized protein LOC110885659, protein MNGITDSCVLTHGCSEMVNDLALDRRSTFVFSMHGNKIFELSVFNHQIGTQIQNNRVELVVLDDLIYGDDGDDLVIASEHKEKCSTARTDFQEGVVVECEDAKFQLASFESVFNDIDDSKFDNFFLSLLEMEIKKKFKDDLDTKTEPQGKTSVVCDENLTLKDKSKFETDLDKFLIPKNKSHVDPTGKTNVLFLNRVCAPQLFLIPFRNIQLMLVKVFCRERGRPPGNVKQLCLCPMSLLSLIIHVQSLETKINLLLLIR, encoded by the exons ATGAACGGAATAACTGACAGCTGTGTTCTTACTCATGGATGTTCTGAGATGGTAAACGATCTTGCCTTAGACAGGCGATCTACCTTTGTCTTTTCAATGCATGGAAATAAAATTTTCGAGCTTTCAGTCTTTAATCATCAAATCGGTACTCAAATTCAGAACAACAGGGTTGAGTTAGTTGTTTTGGATGACTTGATctatggtgatgatggtgatgatttggTTATTGCG TCCGAACATAAGGAGAAGTGTAGTACTGCTAGAACTGACTTTCAAGAAGGTGTTGTTGTGGAATGTGAAGATGCCAAATTTCAGTTGGCAAGTTTTGAATCTGTGTTCAAT GATATTGATGATTCCAAATTTGATAACTTTTTCTTATCTCTACTTGAAATGGAAATTAAGAAGAAG TTCAAAGATGATTTGGATACAAAAACTGAACCGCAAGGCAAAACAAGTGTTGTTTGTGATGAAAATTTAACTTTAAAG GACAAAAGCAAGTTTGAGACGGATCTAGACAAatttttgatacccaagaataagTCCCAT GTTGATCCTACAGGAAAAACAAATGTTCTTTTTCTGAACCGAGTCTGTGCTCCACAGTTGTTTCTGAT ACCATTCCGAAATATACAGTTGATGTTGGTCAAAGTGTTTTGCCGAGAAAGAGGAAG GCCACCCGGAAATGTAAAACAGTTATGTTTGTGTCCGATGAGTCTCTTATCGCTCATCATACACGTTCAAAGTTTAGAAACAAAAATCAATCTGTTGTTGTTGATAAGATAA